The following proteins come from a genomic window of Montipora foliosa isolate CH-2021 chromosome 2, ASM3666993v2, whole genome shotgun sequence:
- the LOC137993581 gene encoding uncharacterized protein isoform X3, which yields MVARVANQYKFIFLNILLYFPSSGSLPSRDGVVTDNLFTTGEILGMKKLLSSEETIWSFAGTETSDETSAVTSCHSWSSQPTPSSFMKLSAWSKLANICLNVSGWRATPDRFCSVLATEGEINIKTNHICSKQLACKLTLNNTDNCFVAVIFLVEEWNRNSYGELVVYDKGEILKAVHPKPGRLVIFPARLEHIIKPPAIDYSGRLYAMKVYLSVLDKRRQIPHELSKDDNHVFQQKLWPSFKLLSKANDLSKEDVQVDVKKFITRNFTTRDGRSIVVFDDLIPVKDLNALMHTVRSSGYTDDAASKNSEDNVQWIMAFEVEEFVQTLMWQLFSQIVTAVTGKQGYYPYDIGCNNIQSSDTPTIHRDCAPHENEFTLLVYLNENWTKNHHGETVFFTDMEGSEVIFAVRPKYGRVTIFHGTIPHSARPPPLTFAGWFQLPTESAS from the coding sequence ATGGTCGCGAGAGTTGCCAACCAATATAAGTTCATTTTCTTGAATATTCTGCTCTATTTTCCCTCTTCAGGATCACTGCCATCGAGAGATGGCGTTGTGACAGACAATTTATTCACTACTGGTGAAATTCTTGGTATGAAAAAATTGCTCAGTTCGGAGGAAACAATTTGGAGCTTTGCAGGCACAGAAACTTCAGATGAAACATCCGCAGTGACGTCCTGTCACTCTTGGTCTAGTCAGCCAACGCCTTCAAGCTTTATGAAGTTGTCAGCTTGGAGCAAATTGGCAAACATCTGTTTGAACGTTAGTGGATGGAGAGCGACCCCTGACCGTTTCTGCAGTGTATTAGCAACTGAGGGGGaaataaatatcaaaacaaaCCATATTTGTAGCAAACAGCTTGCATGTAAGCTTACTCTTAATAACACTGATAATTGCTTCGTTGCTGTTATCTTTCTCGTGGAGGAATGGAATCGCAACAGTTATGGTGAACTTGTCGTTTATGACAAGGGtgagattctgaaagctgttCATCCGAAACCAGGAAGACTGGTTATCTTTCCTGCGAGGTTGGAACATATCATCAAGCCCCCAGCCATAGACTATTCAGGAAGGTTGTATGCCATGAAAGTTTACCTATCAGTTTTGGATAAAAGGAGGCAAATTCCACATGAATTGTCAAAGGATGACAATCATGTATTTCAACAAAAATTGTGGCCtagttttaaacttttgtcCAAAGCTAATGATCTATCTAAAGAAGACGTTCAAGTAGACGTTAAAAAATTCATCACTAGGAATTTTACCACTAGGGATGGCCGTAGTATTGTCGTCTTTGATGATCTCATTCCAGTGAAAGATCTTAACGCTTTAATGCACACAGTCAGGAGCAGTGGGTATACTGATGATGCTGCTAGCAAAAACAGTGAAGACAACGTACAGTGGATCATGGCATTTGAAGTTGAGGAGTTTGTTCAGACTTTGATGTGGCAGCTTTTTAGCCAAATTGTAACAGCTGTCACAGGAAAGCAGGGCTATTACCCTTATGATATTGGGTGTAATAACATTCAGAGTTCAGACACACCTACCATTCACAGAGATTGTGCACCTCATGAAAATGAATTTACTCTTCTTGTTTACTTGAATGAAAACTGGACCAAGAACCATCATGGAGAAACAGTCTTCTTTACTGATATGGAAGGGAGTGAGGTCATCTTTGCTGTGCGTCCGAAGTATGGTCGTGTTACTATTTTCCATGGCACAATTCCACACAGTGCACGTCCTCCTCCCTTGACATTTGCTG
- the LOC137993581 gene encoding uncharacterized protein isoform X1 produces the protein MVARVANQYKFIFLNILLYFPSSGSLPSRDGVVTDNLFTTGEILGMKKLLSSEETIWSFAGTETSDETSAVTSCHSWSSQPTPSSFMKLSAWSKLANICLNVSGWRATPDRFCSVLATEGEINIKTNHICSKQLACKLTLNNTDNCFVAVIFLVEEWNRNSYGELVVYDKGEILKAVHPKPGRLVIFPARLEHIIKPPAIDYSGRLYAMKVYLSVLDKRRQIPHELSKDDNHVFQQKLWPSFKLLSKANDLSKEDVQVDVKKFITRNFTTRDGRSIVVFDDLIPVKDLNALMHTVRSSGYTDDAASKNSEDNVQWIMAFEVEEFVQTLMWQLFSQIVTAVTGKQGYYPYDIGCNNIQSSDTPTIHRDCAPHENEFTLLVYLNENWTKNHHGETVFFTDMEGSEVIFAVRPKYGRVTIFHGTIPHSARPPPLTFAGARFSFAVKMSPSKEIADKKALTLDLDVLYELLATLQGAEERKLRNIIRDINDGKVDQETIQNILAEYERRLL, from the exons ATGGTCGCGAGAGTTGCCAACCAATATAAGTTCATTTTCTTGAATATTCTGCTCTATTTTCCCTCTTCAGGATCACTGCCATCGAGAGATGGCGTTGTGACAGACAATTTATTCACTACTGGTGAAATTCTTGGTATGAAAAAATTGCTCAGTTCGGAGGAAACAATTTGGAGCTTTGCAGGCACAGAAACTTCAGATGAAACATCCGCAGTGACGTCCTGTCACTCTTGGTCTAGTCAGCCAACGCCTTCAAGCTTTATGAAGTTGTCAGCTTGGAGCAAATTGGCAAACATCTGTTTGAACGTTAGTGGATGGAGAGCGACCCCTGACCGTTTCTGCAGTGTATTAGCAACTGAGGGGGaaataaatatcaaaacaaaCCATATTTGTAGCAAACAGCTTGCATGTAAGCTTACTCTTAATAACACTGATAATTGCTTCGTTGCTGTTATCTTTCTCGTGGAGGAATGGAATCGCAACAGTTATGGTGAACTTGTCGTTTATGACAAGGGtgagattctgaaagctgttCATCCGAAACCAGGAAGACTGGTTATCTTTCCTGCGAGGTTGGAACATATCATCAAGCCCCCAGCCATAGACTATTCAGGAAGGTTGTATGCCATGAAAGTTTACCTATCAGTTTTGGATAAAAGGAGGCAAATTCCACATGAATTGTCAAAGGATGACAATCATGTATTTCAACAAAAATTGTGGCCtagttttaaacttttgtcCAAAGCTAATGATCTATCTAAAGAAGACGTTCAAGTAGACGTTAAAAAATTCATCACTAGGAATTTTACCACTAGGGATGGCCGTAGTATTGTCGTCTTTGATGATCTCATTCCAGTGAAAGATCTTAACGCTTTAATGCACACAGTCAGGAGCAGTGGGTATACTGATGATGCTGCTAGCAAAAACAGTGAAGACAACGTACAGTGGATCATGGCATTTGAAGTTGAGGAGTTTGTTCAGACTTTGATGTGGCAGCTTTTTAGCCAAATTGTAACAGCTGTCACAGGAAAGCAGGGCTATTACCCTTATGATATTGGGTGTAATAACATTCAGAGTTCAGACACACCTACCATTCACAGAGATTGTGCACCTCATGAAAATGAATTTACTCTTCTTGTTTACTTGAATGAAAACTGGACCAAGAACCATCATGGAGAAACAGTCTTCTTTACTGATATGGAAGGGAGTGAGGTCATCTTTGCTGTGCGTCCGAAGTATGGTCGTGTTACTATTTTCCATGGCACAATTCCACACAGTGCACGTCCTCCTCCCTTGACATTTGCTG GTGCAAGGTTTAGTTTTGCTGTCAAAATGTCACCATCCAAAGAAATTGCTGACAAAAAGGCTCTTACTCTGGACCTTGATGTTTTGTATGAGCTTTTGGCGACACTACAAGGTGCTGAGGAAAGGAAATTAAGGAATATCATACGAGACATTAATGATGGCAAAGTCGATCAAGAAACAATCCAAAATATTTTGGCAGAGTATGAAAGAAGGTTACTATAA
- the LOC137993581 gene encoding uncharacterized protein isoform X2 — translation MVARVANQYKFIFLNILLYFPSSGSLPSRDGVVTDNLFTTGEILGMKKLLSSEETIWSFAGTETSDETSAVTSCHSWSSQPTPSSFMKLSAWSKLANICLNVSGWRATPDRFCSVLATEGEINIKTNHICSKQLACKLTLNNTDNCFVAVIFLVEEWNRNSYGELVVYDKGEILKAVHPKPGRLVIFPARLEHIIKPPAIDYSGRLYAMKVYLSVLDKRRQIPHELSKDDNHVFQQKLWPSFKLLSKANDLSKEDVQVDVKKFITRNFTTRDGRSIVVFDDLIPVKDLNALMHTVRSSGYTDDAASKNSEDNVQWIMAFEVEEFVQTLMWQLFSQIVTAVTGKQGYYPYDIGCNNIQSSDTPTIHRDCAPHENEFTLLVYLNENWTKNHHGETVFFTDMEGSEVIFAVRPKYGRVTIFHGTIPHSARPPPLTFAVMTDCHFKQSASSIVEEWVSGTLRDQMETMARFQRLLIF, via the coding sequence ATGGTCGCGAGAGTTGCCAACCAATATAAGTTCATTTTCTTGAATATTCTGCTCTATTTTCCCTCTTCAGGATCACTGCCATCGAGAGATGGCGTTGTGACAGACAATTTATTCACTACTGGTGAAATTCTTGGTATGAAAAAATTGCTCAGTTCGGAGGAAACAATTTGGAGCTTTGCAGGCACAGAAACTTCAGATGAAACATCCGCAGTGACGTCCTGTCACTCTTGGTCTAGTCAGCCAACGCCTTCAAGCTTTATGAAGTTGTCAGCTTGGAGCAAATTGGCAAACATCTGTTTGAACGTTAGTGGATGGAGAGCGACCCCTGACCGTTTCTGCAGTGTATTAGCAACTGAGGGGGaaataaatatcaaaacaaaCCATATTTGTAGCAAACAGCTTGCATGTAAGCTTACTCTTAATAACACTGATAATTGCTTCGTTGCTGTTATCTTTCTCGTGGAGGAATGGAATCGCAACAGTTATGGTGAACTTGTCGTTTATGACAAGGGtgagattctgaaagctgttCATCCGAAACCAGGAAGACTGGTTATCTTTCCTGCGAGGTTGGAACATATCATCAAGCCCCCAGCCATAGACTATTCAGGAAGGTTGTATGCCATGAAAGTTTACCTATCAGTTTTGGATAAAAGGAGGCAAATTCCACATGAATTGTCAAAGGATGACAATCATGTATTTCAACAAAAATTGTGGCCtagttttaaacttttgtcCAAAGCTAATGATCTATCTAAAGAAGACGTTCAAGTAGACGTTAAAAAATTCATCACTAGGAATTTTACCACTAGGGATGGCCGTAGTATTGTCGTCTTTGATGATCTCATTCCAGTGAAAGATCTTAACGCTTTAATGCACACAGTCAGGAGCAGTGGGTATACTGATGATGCTGCTAGCAAAAACAGTGAAGACAACGTACAGTGGATCATGGCATTTGAAGTTGAGGAGTTTGTTCAGACTTTGATGTGGCAGCTTTTTAGCCAAATTGTAACAGCTGTCACAGGAAAGCAGGGCTATTACCCTTATGATATTGGGTGTAATAACATTCAGAGTTCAGACACACCTACCATTCACAGAGATTGTGCACCTCATGAAAATGAATTTACTCTTCTTGTTTACTTGAATGAAAACTGGACCAAGAACCATCATGGAGAAACAGTCTTCTTTACTGATATGGAAGGGAGTGAGGTCATCTTTGCTGTGCGTCCGAAGTATGGTCGTGTTACTATTTTCCATGGCACAATTCCACACAGTGCACGTCCTCCTCCCTTGACATTTGCTG